CTCCACATACCGCTCGGCATTGCCTTATCACTTTTTTAAAGTGACTTAGGTTTCACCGATAAAGCCGAATTTTCACTTATGTGTTACCACATAAGGCGACTAATTACTAATCGAACCCGCGTCCAAAGATATCGCCACTTAAGCTTCTACGAGTGTAGTCGATATATTGGTGTTTCGCTGAGCCTTTTGCCTATCGACCGGCGTCCGGTCAGCTAGCCTGGTTGTTCTCTTCCTTCATCCTCAGGCGGTGGAATCCGGCGTAGCCCACTTAGAGTGAGTCCCTTACCCTACCACATGGGCAATGGAGGGAGGAACCGCTATGCAGTATTAAGCTGCGAAAGCGAGGTTGTTGTTAGTTTTGCCAGTTATGGCTTTGACGTTTTAACGAGGCCGATCCCCTCGACTCGCAACCTAAGCTCAAACTACCCCTGTCGAATCCGTAGCGTCCCCATTATAAAATGTGCTGAAATCTGTTTAGGATTCTAGCATCAGACGTTAGGATGCTCAACAATATTTTGAGCAAAAGTTTCTTGCCGCTATCTTAGCGACAAACTTATTATAACACACTTACAGGATTTTTCAATTGTAAGTATTTGTAAAAGTAAATTCTTTGGCTTTACGAGAATCCATCGAAAAGACGGACGGCCCCCTACATCTTTTGACGATCGCGGAAGGCTCGTTCGATTTCACGCTTCGCTTCTTTTTGCTTTAAGGCTTCACGCTTATCATAATTTTTCTTACCTTTTGCCAGTCCAACTAACACCTTGCAAAAACCATTTTTCAAATAAAGCTTTAGTGGAACAAGGGCATATCCTGCCTCTTTCGTTTCACCAATCAGCTTATTGATTTCACGTTTATGAAGCAATAGCTTACGCGTTCGTAACGGGTCATGATTGTAGCGATTTCCCTGCTCATACGGGCTTACATGCATTCCAAAAAGAATCGCTTCTCCATTTTGAATCCGGGCATATGCATCCTTGAGATTAACTTTTCCTGCACGAATCGACTTGATTTCCGTCCCCTGCAGCACGATGCCGGCCTCGTACGTTTCTTCAATAAAATAGTCATGGTAGGCCTTTTTGTTTTGTGCGACTACTTTTCCTACACCTTTTGGCATATTTTTCACCTCAATCTATAGTGTTTATTTTAACAAAAAAAACAAGCTGCTACAATTGAAAGAGAGCCTCGTATGGAAGGCTCCCTTCAAGTGATTATTTATTTCTTCGTTTCGTACTTTTTGATTTAGGAACGTTCTCGTAAAATTTACGTTTCTTTTTCGCTTTTTTACCCTGACTGCCGCCTGATTCAGACTTCTGATTACCATCTTGATTAGGATTCGGTCTGCGGTTTTTATTTCGGCTCTGATCACGGTCTCCCTGCTGTTTGTTCCTCCGCGGTTTATGTGTGTCACTGCCCGTTTTAAAAACCTTCGGAGCATCAGAACGTTCCCGGCGAGGTGTTCCCTTCATGCCCACGATTTCAAAATCAATCGAGCGCTCATCTTTATTGACTTTTACCACGCGGACCGTGATTTCATCACCAATCCGGAATACGTTGCCCGTTCGCTCACCAATCATCGCATAGTGTCGTTCGTCAAAGCGGTAATAATCATCGGTCATATAGCTGACATGGACAAGGCCTTCAATTGTATTTGGCAGCTCGACAAACATCCCAAAGTTCGTTACCGAGCTGATAATGCCGTCATATTCTACACCAATTTTGTCTTCCATAAATTCAGCTTTTTTCAACTCATCCGTTTCCCGCTCGGCATCAACGGCACGGCGCTCCATTTTGGAAGAATGCTGGGCAATTTCAGGCAAGCGGGCATTCCATTTTTCCCTTGTCGCTTCATCCAGCTTTCCTTCGATTAGATAAGTACGGATTAAACGATGGACAATTGTATCTGGATACCTTCGAATCGGTGAAGTGAAATGGGTGTAGAACTCGGTTGATAGGCCAAAGTGTCCGAGACTTTCAGGGTCATATTTTGCCTGCTGCATCGACCTCAGCATGACCGTTGATACCACCATCTCTTCCGGCTTCCCTTGGACCTCTTCAATGATCTCCTGAAGCGCTCTTGGATGCACATCATTTGCAGTACCCTTTACAATGTACCCAAAGTTGGTGATAAACTCAAAAAACCTCCGTAATTTATCTTCCTTTGGATCCTCATGAATACGGTAAATAAACGGAACTTCGAGCCAGTGGAAATGCTCAGCAACTGTTTCATTGGCTGCGAGCATAAACTCCTCAATCAAACGCTCCGCCACAGACCGCTCGCGAAGAATCACATCGGTTGGCTTTCCTTCTTCATCCACCAATACCTTTGATTCTTTAAAATCAAAGTCGATGGCCCCGCGCTTCATACGTTTGTTTCTTAAGATACTGGCTAGCTCTTCCATCATTTCAAACATTGGGACAATCGGCTCGTATCGTCCACGTGTTTCTTCATCTTTTTCAACAAGAATCAGATTCACGTCATGATAGGTCATTCGCTCGGTTGTTTTTATCACACTTTGAAAAATTTCATGAGAAACGACAGCGCCCTCTTGTGAAATTTCCATTTCGCACGATAAAACGAGACGGTCAACCTTGGGATTTAGAGAACAAATCCCGTTAGAGAGACGATGGGGAATCATTGGAATCACTCGGTCTACTAAATAAACACTTGTTGCCCGCTCCTCTGCTTCGAGGTCAATCGGAGTTCCTTCTTTTACATAATAGCTGACATCAGCAATATGAACACCAAGTTTATAGTTGCCGTTTTCAAGCTTTGTTACGGTTACCGCATCATCAAGGTCTTTCGCATCAGCACCGTCAATGGTGACAATCGTTTCATTGCGTAAGTCACGGCGATTGGCTAATTCACTTTCATCAATTGTATCAGGTGTGTCATTCGCTTGCTGCAATACTTCATCAGGGAAAGCCATTGGTAGGCCGTGCTTATGTATGACAGAGAGAATGTCCACGCCAGGATCGTTTTTGTGCCCTAATATCGTGATGACTTCACCTTCCGCACTTTTTCGCCCCTCAGGATATGTGACTAGCTTAACGACAACCTTATGTCCCTCAACCGCTCCTTTTGAAGCCGATTTAGGTATAAAAATATCGCTCGCGAATTTTTTATCATCAGGAATCACAAAGCCAAAGCTTTTACTTTCAACATACGTTCCCACGACTTGCTGGACGCCTCGTTCAACGATACGAATAATGCTGCCTTCCCGGCGCTGCCCCGAGGTTTCAGATGAAACACGTGCTAAAACAGTGTCTCCATGCATTGCCGTGTTTGTTTCATTGGGCGGAATAAATATATCATCCATTCCCGGCTCATCAGGTACGACAAACGCAAAACCTTTCGCATGACCGATTAGCTTTCCGCGAATTAAGTTCATTTTTTGCGGCAATCCGTAACGATTGCTGCGGGTACGAACCACAAGACCCTTTTCTTCCATTTGCACAAGGGCTTTGACAAACTCTTTAAAGTCACTGGAGTCCTGGATGCCAAATGCCTCTTCCAGTTCCTGAACCGTTAATGGTTTGTATGCCTCATCTCTCATATATTGCAAAAGCTTGTCAATGTGCTTTTGAATGTTATCTTCCAAACTAATCCCTCCTTTGGGAGTGCTATTTAATCGTGCCAGTACAGGTTTTCTAAAAAGGAATAAACATCCTCGTGAAGCTGATCTCTTTCTTTATCGAGTGTAATTACGTGTCCTGACTCTTCATACCATTTGATTTCCTTTACAGCTGACTCGATGTTCTCATAAATAATGTTGGCACTATCTGTGTTAATCATCTTGTCGTGACGGGCTTGAACAACGAATGTTGGAGCATAGATCATATCGACATTTTCACGAACGTCTGAGATTAATTGCTGAAGTGCTTTTAAGGTTTTCATCGGTGTCTTTTTAAACTCATTCATTTCCTTTTCGATTTGCTCTTCCGATTTTCCTTCATATTTTTTAAATTCACGGGCATACTCAAGAATACCTTGGTACATCACTTCTTCACTTTTTATATGCATAGGTGCACACATTGGTACAATAGCTTTTATAGGTACAGTGTAACCCAATTTCAAAGAAAATACGCCGCCAAGTGACAGTCCGGCAACAGCAATTTCGTCATGACCTTTATTTTTCAAAAAATTGTATCCATTTATGACGTCCTGCCACCAGTCTTCAGGGCCTGTGTGGACAAGTTCTTCAGGTGGTACTCCATGACCTTTATAATGCGGGGCATGGCAGGTGTATCCTTTTTTTTCGAGGAAGCGTCCAAGCATCCGAACATCTGCCGAATTTCCGGTAAAACCGTGGAGCAAGAGAACGGCTCTTTTTCCACCTTCAAAAGTAAATGGCTTTGGTGTTGTGACTTTCATGTAAAAAACTCCTTTTGTATTAGCTTATATTAGTTTAAGCAATGCGGTGGTCAACATGCTAGAAAAAAGGCTTAGGGCGAGGGTTTCTTCATATAACTTTTATATGATTCTGTAAACTTTTTGCTGGTTCAGCTTACTTTAGATAGAATTCTACTACCTTTTGGAGCGATTCCGCCTACTTTAGATGGAATTCCGCCAACTTGAGCTGGGATTCCGCCAACTTTTGGATTGTTTCCGCCTACTTGAGCCAGATTTCCGCTAACTTATGGATTTGTACCTACTTGAGCCGGATTTCCGACATCTATTGGATTGTTTCCGCCTACTTGAGCTGAAATTCCGCCATCTTTTAGATTGATTCCGCCTACTTGAACTGGAATTCCGCCAACTTATGGATTATTTCCGCCAACCTGAGACAGATTTCCGCCAACTTATAGTTTTGTTCCTACTTAAGCCGGATTTCCGACATCTATTGGATTGTTTCAGACAACTTGAGCCGGATTTCCGACATCTATTGGATTGATTCCGCCTACTTGAGCCGGATTTTCGCTAACTTGGATTGATTCCCACACAAGACAACAAAAAACCCGGCTCTCAGGCCAGGCTTTAGTGTGTAATATTAGATTTTAAAGTAAGTAACTGATAGAGCAAGTAGGAAGAATAAAACTGATAAAACAACCGTAATACGATGTAAAATCAAGTCAATTCCTCGTGCTTTTTGCTTACCAAATAAGGATTCAGCACCACCAGAAATGGCACCTGATAGTCCAGCACTCTTACCCGATTGAAGTAGAACAACCACAATAAGACCAATACTTACGATAACTAATAATGTTACGACAAATGCATGCATAAAGGCCACCTCCTGTAGACGTACATTTCACAGTATATTAAATTTACCATATTATCTGCCTTTTAACAATAGAGTTATTTAGGAGATACCAGAGTTTGCCCGCGAACCCCTATGAGCGCAGTGGCCGTTTAATCCCCATAAACAGGCAGTAAGACCCACTGATTAAAGTTTCATTTTACCTTAAAATGGACGATGCCATTCTCACATATGTATGCCTTTTCCCTCTTACGACAATCGAATAAGCAGTAATATTTTCTGGAATTGTCATTCCCGCTGCACCTGCATCACCAACATGGAATAAATCTGCTCCTGCCATCTTGCTGTTTAGGGCAATTTGCTTAATGGTTGCTTCATCGGCACCTTCTTGGCTTGTTCCCGTTGTCAAAATCGCCATTGCTCCTTTATCATGAACAATGTCTACTAATTTGGCCGTTTTTTCAACAGTAAATCCCGGTACGGTTCCAGGTGATGGAATAAGGATAATATCAGCACCCGCTTCAATAAAACCGTGTAAGGTTTCCGTCGACATTAGACTGCCTCCAACCTCGCCTGCGACACCTGCGCTATGCATTTTACCAGCAATAATCAAGCCATCTTCACCGAACACCTTGCGAGCCATCTTAATAGCTTTCGTAATTTCCGCATTGGATACCCCTGTTTTCGGATTCCCCGTTAAGCAAACAAAATCAAAGCCAAGCTCTTTTGCCTTTTGCAGTGAATTTTCCGTTGCAAGCCTTCCCTCAGGCAGCTTAATCAGAGTCTCAACTTGATCAGCCTCTAAATCAACGGGTTCCAAATTAAGACCAATCGGACGTCCGACAAGCTTTTTCAAGGTTCGCACGATGCTGTCAGGCACCTCTTCAGTTAATCCTTCCATACTAGGGTTAAACACGTCAAAGAAGTTTAGTAAAATGAGATCGGCACCAAAGGCAGCTGCCATCTCCGCATTCGTTACTGCCGGATAATAAGGGGTCACAGCACCAATTACCTCCGCTACAATCGTTCTCCCTTCAGATGCGAGTATTGATTGTTTTAACTCTCTTCCGGTCATTTTTTCAAAATCAGATGCAGTGCAATCTAACAAACGCTTCATTCAAATCATCTCCCAACTGGTTAATTCCTTCATATACAAAAAATACCACAATCTTTAGGATTGTGGTAGGAAAAAAGCACTCAACCAGAATTGAGTGCCTTTGCTGATAGAAAATTATTTGCTCAAGTTATAGAAAGATTTAAGTCCGTTATATTGAGATGTTTCACCTAATTGGTCTTCAATACGAAGCAATTGGTTGTATTTCGCTACACGGTCTGTACGAGATGGTGCACCTGTTTTAATTTGGCCAGCGTTTGTTGCAACAGCGATATCAGCAATTGTGTTATCTTCTGTTTCACCAGAACGGTGGGAGATAACTGCTGTATAGCCAGCGCGTTTTGCCATTTCAATTGCATCAAATGTTTCAGTAAGTGTACCGATTTGGTTCACCTTGATAAGGATAGAGTTACCGATACCTTTTTCGATTCCCTCAGCAAGCTTTTTAGTATTTGTAACAAATAAATCGTCACCAACTAATTGAACTTTTTTACCAAGACGCTCTGTTAAAAGCTTGTGGCCTTCCCAGTCGTTTTCGTCTAAGCCGTCTTCAATTGAGATGATTGGGTATTTAGAAGCAAGTTCTTCGTACCAATCAACCATTTCTGCAGAAGTTTTTACAACGCCTTCGCCAGCAAGATGGTATTTTCCATCTTCTTTGTTGTAAAACTCTGAAGATGCAGCGTCCATCGCAAGCATAACTTCTTCACCTGGTTTGTAGCCAGCTTTTTCAATTGCTTCAACAATGGTTTGAAGTGCTTCTTCGTTTGATCCAAGGTTTGGAGCAAAACCGCCTTCGTCACCCACAGCAGTATTAAGGCCTTTGCCTTTAAGAACTGTTTTTAAAGTATGGAAAATTTCTGCTCCCATGCGTAGAGCTTCTTTAAAGCTTGGAGCACCTACAGGCATGATCATGAATTCTTGAATATCAACGTTGTTATCCGCGTGCTCGCCGCCGTTCACGATGTTCATCATTGGAACTGGAAGCTGTTTAGAATTGAAGCCGCCAAGGTATTGATATAAAGGAATATCTAAGTAGTTTGCTGCAGCATGTGCAACAGCCATAGACACACCAAGGATAGCGTTCGCACCTAGTTTACCTTTGTTGTCAGTTCCGTCAAGTTCGATTAACGCTTGGTCAACAGCTACTTGATCAAGAACACTGTATTCGTCGCCTACAAGCATTGGTGCAATGATTTCATTTACGTTGTCAACTGCTTTAAGAACACCTTTGCCAAGGTAACGTCCTTTATCACCGTCACGAAGCTCAACTGCTTCATACTCACCAGTTGAAGCGCCGCTTGGAACTAACGCGCGTCCAAATGCGCCTGATTCTGTAAAAACTTCAACTTCAACGGTTGGGTTACCGCGGGAATCTAATACTTCACGAGCGTATACGTCTGCAATAAATGGCATTTAAATCTCTCCTTAAAATTAATAATTTATTTTATTAAAGATTTCCCAGTCATTTCTCCTGGCTGTTCAATGTTTAATAGGTCTAACATTGTTGGTGCAAGATCACCTAGAATGCCGCCATCACGTAATTCTATACCTTGCTTCGTCACAATGACTGGCACAGGGTTCGTCGTGTGTGCGGTCATTGGTTCACCTTCAAGTGTAATAACTTCGTCAGCATTTCCGTGGTCTGCAGTAATGATCGCTGAGCCGCCTTTTTCAAGGATTAAATCAACAATTTTCCCTAAGCATTCATCGACTGTTTCGATCGCCTTAATCGTTGGCTCAAGCATACCTGAATGGCCAACCATATCAGGGTTTGCAAAATTTAAAAGAATGGCGTCGAATTTATCATCTTGGATTTCCTTCAACAAGGCATCGGTTACTTCGTAGGCACTCATTTCCGGCTTAAGGTCATAAGTCGCAACCTTTGGTGAGTTGATTAAAATCCGCTCTTCTCCAGGGAACTTTGCCTCACGGCCGCCGCTCATAAAGAAGGTAACATGCGGATATTTTTCTGTTTCGGCAATCCTTAGCTGCTTTAAATTATTTTGTGACAATACTTCACCTAAAGTGTTGTCAAGGTTAGTAGGTTTAAAGGCTACATAGCCGTCCACGGTCTCACTGAAGTGTGTTAAGCAAACAAAGAATAAATCTTTTGGATGCTTTGGTCCACGGTCAAAGTCGCGGAAGTCTAAATTCGTAAATGTATTGGAAATCTGAATCGCACGGTCCGGACGGAAGTTATAAAAAATAACGGCATCGTTATCTTTTATTGTCGCAACCGGCTGTCCATCCTCTTTCGTAATGACAGATGGGATGACGAATTCGTCAAAAATTCCATGTTGGTAGGAATCCTCTACTACCTCTAACGGATTGCTGTAAGAAGGGCCTTCACCGTAAACCATCGAGCGGTATGATTTTTCTACACGCTCCCAGCGCTTGTCGCGGTCCATCGAGTAATAACGTCCGGAGACAGTGGCAAATTCGCCGACACCATACTCCTTCATTTTATCCAGTGTTTGCTGAATATATGTTGCTGCCGTTTTCGGACCAACATCACGTCCATCAAGGAACGCGTGTACATATACTTTTTCCACGCCTTCTTCTTTTGCCATCTTCAGCAAGGCAAACATGTGGCTGATATGACTGTGAACGCCGCCGTCTGATAGCAAGCCAAATAAGTGAAGTGCGGTGCCATGTTTTTTTACATGATCCAAAGCCCCTGTGAAGGTTTCATTTTTTTCAAATTCGCCTTCTCGAATGGCAATGTTTACTCGAGTCAAGCTTTGGTAAACAATCCGGCCGGCACCAATATTTAAGTGTCCAACCTCTGAGTTACCCATTTGACCTTCTGGAAGACCGACTGCCTCACCTGAAGCGGTTAAATGGGAATGTGGATAAGTACTCCAGAAACGCTCAAAATTTGGCTTTTTAGATTGTGCCACAGCGTTTCCTTTTGTCTCTCCCCTGCATCCGAAACCATCGAGGATGATAAGGGCAACTGGAGATTTACTCATACTTACCTGCCTCCAGTAACTTTAAGAATGATTGTGCTTCTAGGCTTGCTCCGCCAACTAACGCACCATCAATATCCGGCTGTGCCATGTATTCTTTTATATTTTCAGGTTTTACGCTGCCGCCGTACTGAATTCTTACCGCATCCGCTACATCCTGGGAAAATTGCTGTACAATCACTTGACGGATGTGGGCACAAACTTCATTAGCATCCTGAGATGTGGACGATTTTCCAGTGCCGATAGCCCAGATTGGTTCATAAGCGATCACTGTTTGTTTTACTTGGTCGTCGGTTAAACCAACTAAAGCCTTAGCTACTTGGTCGCCAACTAATTGATTCGTTTCACCATTTTCACGCTGCTCAAGTGTTTCACCGCAGCAAACGATTGGTGTTAGATTATATTTAAACGCTGCAAGCGTCTTTTTGTTAACAGACTCGTCCGTTTCATTGAACATTTCGCGGCGTTCAGAGTGCCCAATGATCACATATTGAACTCCAAGGTCAGCAAGTGCTTTCGGGCTGATTTCCCCAGTAAACGCTCCGCTTTCTTCAAAGTGCATGTTTTGAGCAC
The DNA window shown above is from Neobacillus sp. WH10 and carries:
- the smpB gene encoding SsrA-binding protein SmpB, which gives rise to MPKGVGKVVAQNKKAYHDYFIEETYEAGIVLQGTEIKSIRAGKVNLKDAYARIQNGEAILFGMHVSPYEQGNRYNHDPLRTRKLLLHKREINKLIGETKEAGYALVPLKLYLKNGFCKVLVGLAKGKKNYDKREALKQKEAKREIERAFRDRQKM
- the rnr gene encoding ribonuclease R gives rise to the protein MEDNIQKHIDKLLQYMRDEAYKPLTVQELEEAFGIQDSSDFKEFVKALVQMEEKGLVVRTRSNRYGLPQKMNLIRGKLIGHAKGFAFVVPDEPGMDDIFIPPNETNTAMHGDTVLARVSSETSGQRREGSIIRIVERGVQQVVGTYVESKSFGFVIPDDKKFASDIFIPKSASKGAVEGHKVVVKLVTYPEGRKSAEGEVITILGHKNDPGVDILSVIHKHGLPMAFPDEVLQQANDTPDTIDESELANRRDLRNETIVTIDGADAKDLDDAVTVTKLENGNYKLGVHIADVSYYVKEGTPIDLEAEERATSVYLVDRVIPMIPHRLSNGICSLNPKVDRLVLSCEMEISQEGAVVSHEIFQSVIKTTERMTYHDVNLILVEKDEETRGRYEPIVPMFEMMEELASILRNKRMKRGAIDFDFKESKVLVDEEGKPTDVILRERSVAERLIEEFMLAANETVAEHFHWLEVPFIYRIHEDPKEDKLRRFFEFITNFGYIVKGTANDVHPRALQEIIEEVQGKPEEMVVSTVMLRSMQQAKYDPESLGHFGLSTEFYTHFTSPIRRYPDTIVHRLIRTYLIEGKLDEATREKWNARLPEIAQHSSKMERRAVDAERETDELKKAEFMEDKIGVEYDGIISSVTNFGMFVELPNTIEGLVHVSYMTDDYYRFDERHYAMIGERTGNVFRIGDEITVRVVKVNKDERSIDFEIVGMKGTPRRERSDAPKVFKTGSDTHKPRRNKQQGDRDQSRNKNRRPNPNQDGNQKSESGGSQGKKAKKKRKFYENVPKSKSTKRRNK
- a CDS encoding carboxylesterase, coding for MKVTTPKPFTFEGGKRAVLLLHGFTGNSADVRMLGRFLEKKGYTCHAPHYKGHGVPPEELVHTGPEDWWQDVINGYNFLKNKGHDEIAVAGLSLGGVFSLKLGYTVPIKAIVPMCAPMHIKSEEVMYQGILEYAREFKKYEGKSEEQIEKEMNEFKKTPMKTLKALQQLISDVRENVDMIYAPTFVVQARHDKMINTDSANIIYENIESAVKEIKWYEESGHVITLDKERDQLHEDVYSFLENLYWHD
- the secG gene encoding preprotein translocase subunit SecG gives rise to the protein MHAFVVTLLVIVSIGLIVVVLLQSGKSAGLSGAISGGAESLFGKQKARGIDLILHRITVVLSVLFFLLALSVTYFKI
- a CDS encoding haloacid dehalogenase-like hydrolase, producing the protein MKRLLDCTASDFEKMTGRELKQSILASEGRTIVAEVIGAVTPYYPAVTNAEMAAAFGADLILLNFFDVFNPSMEGLTEEVPDSIVRTLKKLVGRPIGLNLEPVDLEADQVETLIKLPEGRLATENSLQKAKELGFDFVCLTGNPKTGVSNAEITKAIKMARKVFGEDGLIIAGKMHSAGVAGEVGGSLMSTETLHGFIEAGADIILIPSPGTVPGFTVEKTAKLVDIVHDKGAMAILTTGTSQEGADEATIKQIALNSKMAGADLFHVGDAGAAGMTIPENITAYSIVVRGKRHTYVRMASSILR
- the eno gene encoding phosphopyruvate hydratase — translated: MPFIADVYAREVLDSRGNPTVEVEVFTESGAFGRALVPSGASTGEYEAVELRDGDKGRYLGKGVLKAVDNVNEIIAPMLVGDEYSVLDQVAVDQALIELDGTDNKGKLGANAILGVSMAVAHAAANYLDIPLYQYLGGFNSKQLPVPMMNIVNGGEHADNNVDIQEFMIMPVGAPSFKEALRMGAEIFHTLKTVLKGKGLNTAVGDEGGFAPNLGSNEEALQTIVEAIEKAGYKPGEEVMLAMDAASSEFYNKEDGKYHLAGEGVVKTSAEMVDWYEELASKYPIISIEDGLDENDWEGHKLLTERLGKKVQLVGDDLFVTNTKKLAEGIEKGIGNSILIKVNQIGTLTETFDAIEMAKRAGYTAVISHRSGETEDNTIADIAVATNAGQIKTGAPSRTDRVAKYNQLLRIEDQLGETSQYNGLKSFYNLSK
- the gpmI gene encoding 2,3-bisphosphoglycerate-independent phosphoglycerate mutase, giving the protein MSKSPVALIILDGFGCRGETKGNAVAQSKKPNFERFWSTYPHSHLTASGEAVGLPEGQMGNSEVGHLNIGAGRIVYQSLTRVNIAIREGEFEKNETFTGALDHVKKHGTALHLFGLLSDGGVHSHISHMFALLKMAKEEGVEKVYVHAFLDGRDVGPKTAATYIQQTLDKMKEYGVGEFATVSGRYYSMDRDKRWERVEKSYRSMVYGEGPSYSNPLEVVEDSYQHGIFDEFVIPSVITKEDGQPVATIKDNDAVIFYNFRPDRAIQISNTFTNLDFRDFDRGPKHPKDLFFVCLTHFSETVDGYVAFKPTNLDNTLGEVLSQNNLKQLRIAETEKYPHVTFFMSGGREAKFPGEERILINSPKVATYDLKPEMSAYEVTDALLKEIQDDKFDAILLNFANPDMVGHSGMLEPTIKAIETVDECLGKIVDLILEKGGSAIITADHGNADEVITLEGEPMTAHTTNPVPVIVTKQGIELRDGGILGDLAPTMLDLLNIEQPGEMTGKSLIK
- the tpiA gene encoding triose-phosphate isomerase, coding for MRKPIIAGNWKMNKTLSEAKSFAEEVKSLVPAAENMESVICAPALFLQSLVEATQGSDVKIGAQNMHFEESGAFTGEISPKALADLGVQYVIIGHSERREMFNETDESVNKKTLAAFKYNLTPIVCCGETLEQRENGETNQLVGDQVAKALVGLTDDQVKQTVIAYEPIWAIGTGKSSTSQDANEVCAHIRQVIVQQFSQDVADAVRIQYGGSVKPENIKEYMAQPDIDGALVGGASLEAQSFLKLLEAGKYE